One Cervus canadensis isolate Bull #8, Minnesota chromosome 13, ASM1932006v1, whole genome shotgun sequence DNA segment encodes these proteins:
- the PRG4 gene encoding LOW QUALITY PROTEIN: proteoglycan 4 (The sequence of the model RefSeq protein was modified relative to this genomic sequence to represent the inferred CDS: inserted 1 base in 1 codon), producing MEWKTLPIYLLLLFSVFSIQQVSSQDVASCAGRCGEGYSRDAICNCDYNCQHYMECCPDFKKVCTVELSCKGRCFESFARGRECDCDSDCKKYGKCCSDYGTFCEEVHNPTTPPPPKTAPPPPGASQTIKSTTKRSPKSPNKKKTKKVIESEEITEEHSVSENQESSSSSSSSSSTIRKIKSSKNSAANRELKKKPKVKDNKKKRTPKKKPTPGPPVIDEGGSGLDNGDFKLTPTPNIPTTQRNKVTTTPKITTVKPTLPKPSLPPKSDTTKETPSTVHTETIIETKETSTTNKQTSTSAKEKTTSAKETRTAENTSTKGLAPTPEVPATSTPKAETITKSPTPTTLKEPAPTTPKEPAPTTPKEPAPTTPKEPAPTTPKEPAPTTPKEPAPTTPKEPAPTTPKEPAPTIPEKPAPTTPEEPAPTTLEESAPTTPEEPAPTTPKEPHPHPQGSLHPPPRTCSHHTPEPRPTTKEPHPPTPKEPAPTTPKGAATTHPKEPAHTPEEPAPHPRSLTHHPEEPAPTTPEEPAPTTPRTATPPLPRSLHPPPKEPAPPPPREPAPTTPKEPAPTTPKEPAPTTPKEPAPTTPKEPAPTTPKEPAPTTPKEPXPTTPKSLLPPPPPKEPAPTTRSLHPPPEGACTTTPKESAPTAPKEPAPTTKEPAPTTPKEPAPTPKEPAPTTPKEPAPTVPKEPAPTVPKEPAPTTKEPAPTAPRSPLPPPPKSRTHPPPTTKEPAPTTPKEPAPTTPKEPAPTTPKEPAPTAPKEPAPTTTPKEPAPTTTPKEPTPTPKEPAPTTTPKKPAPTIPREPVPATHKEPAPVEPKEPTPNSPETSPPSSPDIPAPTTSEASTSTTTVEPPTTPKSPAESTPQPPIESTPKALENSPKEPAVPTIKAPKVNKPEMTTTVKDKSTEKDIHSTPEITTAAAKIITEAATKTEKTTETKLPSTTTDVTSTTTEDTTTSSKITPKATLAPKVMTATKKTTKKTSKPEQTTAVPKGTATNSQATTPKPQKPTRAPKKPTSTKKPRTPRVRKPKTTPTPPKMTTSAMPGPTPTSLPEAMLQTTTSPTPTPNSEIIEVNPKNEDGDAAEGEKPHVIFRPPVLTPIVIPGTEIIVRGPSQGFGISPMFSDETNLCNGRPVDGLTTLRNGTLVAFRGHYFWMLTPFSPPSPPRRITEVWGIPSPIDTVFTRCNCEGKTFFFKDSQYWRFTNDIKDAGYPKLISKGFGGLNGKIVAALSIAQYKNRPESVYFFKRGGSVQQYTYKQEPTQKCTGRRPAINYSVYGETAQVRRRRFERAIGPSQIHTIRIQYSPIRVPYQDKGFLHNEVKVSTLWRGLPNVVTSAISLPNVRKPDGYDYYAFSKDQYYNVDVPSRTARAITTRSGQTLSNTWYNCP from the exons ATGGAGTGGAAAACGCTTCCCATTtacttgttgctgctgttttctgttttctcaattcAGCAAGTTTCTTCTCAAG ATGTAGCAAGCTGTGCGGGGAGATGTGGGGAAGGGTATTCTAGAGATGCCATCTGCAACTGTGACTATAACTGTCAACACTACATGGAGTGCTGCCCTGACTTCAAGAAAGTCTGCACCGTGG AGCTTTCCTGTAAAGGCCGCTGCTTCGAATCCTTTGCAAGAGGGAGGGAGTGTGACTGCGACTCAGACTGTAAGAAGTACGGCAAGTGCTGTTCCGATTACGGCACTTTTTGTGAAGAAG TGCATAACCCCACAACACCTCCACCTCCAAAGACTGCACCTCCACCTCCAGGAGCATCTCAGACCATCAAATCAACAACCAAACGTTCACCCAAATCACCAAACAAGAAGAAGACTAAGAAAGTTATAGAATCAGAGGAAATAACAGAAG aacattctgtttctgaaaatcaagagtcttcctcctcctcttcctcttcctcttcaacTATTCGGAAAATCAAGTCTTCCAAAAATTCAGCTGCTAATAGAGAATTAAAGAAGAAACCCAAAG taAAAGataacaagaagaaaagaactcCTAAAAAGAAACCTACCCCAGGACCACCAGTTATAGATGAAGGTGGAAGTGGACTGGATAATGGTGATTTCAAGCTCACCCCAACTCCTAACATTCCCACCACTCAACGTAATAAAGTTACCACAACTCCCAAGATTACAACAGTAAAACCAACACTTCCTAAGCCCAGTCTTCCACCTAAATCTGACACAACTAAAGAGACACCTTCGACAGTCCACACAGAGACAATAATTGAAACTAAAGAGACTTCTACAACAAATAAGCAGACTTCCACTAGCGCAAAAGAGAAGACTACTTCAGCTAAAGAGACACGAACTGCAGAGAACACATCTACTAAAGGTCTTGCACCCACACCTGAAGTTCCTGCTACATCTACACCCAAAGCTGAAACTATAACCAAATCCCCTACACCCACCACCCTGAAGGAGCCTGCACCCACCACTCCCAAGGAGCCTGCACCCACCACCCCCAAGGAACCTGCACCCACCACCCCCAAGGAGCCTGCACCCACCACCCCCAAGGAGcctgctcccaccacccccaAGGAGCCTGCACCCACCACCCCCAAGGAGCCTGCACCCACCACCCCCAAGGAGCCTGCTCCCACCATTCCCGAGAAGCCTGCACCCACCACCCCTGAGGAGCCTGCACCCACCACCCTCGAGGAGTCTGCACCCACCACCCCCGAGGAGcctgctcccaccacccccaAGGAGCCTCACCCACACCCCCAAGGAAGCCTGCACCCACCACCAAGGACCTGCTCCCACCACACCCCAGAGCCTCGTCCCACCACCAAGGAgcctcacccacccacccccaaggagcctgctcccaccacccccaAAGGAGCTGCAACCACCCACCCGAAGGAGCCTGCACACACCCCCGAGgagcctgctccccaccccaggagCCTCACCCACCACCCCGAGGAGCCTGCTCCCACCACCCCCGAGGAGCCTGCACCCACCACCCCAAGGACCGCCACCCCACCACTTCCAAGGAGCCTGCACCCACCACCCAAGGAACCTGCACCACCACCCCCAAGGGAGcctgctcccaccacccccaaggagcctgctcccaccacccccaAGGAGCCTGCACCCACCACCCCCAAGGAGCCTGCTCCCACCACCCCGAAGGAGCCTGCACCCACCACCCCCAAGGAGCCTGCTCCCACCACTCCCAAGGAGC CACCCACCACCCCCAAGAGCCTgcttccaccaccacccccaaaagAGCCTGCACCCACCACAAGGAGCCTACACCCACCACCCGAAGGAGCCTGCACCACCACCCCCAAGGAGTCCGCTCCCACCGCCCCCAAGGAGCCTGCACCCACCACAAAGGAGCCCGCTCCCACCACCCCCAAGGAGCCTGCACCCACTCCCAAGGAGCCCGCACCCACCACCCCCAAGGAGCCCGCTCCCACCGTCCCCAAGGAGCCCGCACCCACCGTCCCCAAGGAGCCCGCACCCACCACCAAGGAGCCCGCTCCCACTGCCCCAAGGAGCCCGCTCCCACCGCCCCCAAAAAGCCgcacccacccaccacccaccaccaagGAGCCCGCTCCCACCACCCCGAAGGAGCCTGCACCCACCACCCCCAAGGAGCCTGCACCCACCACCCCCAAGGAGCCTGCTCCTACCGCCCCCAAGGAGCctgctcccaccaccacccccaaagaGCCTgcacccaccaccacccccaaagaGCCTACACCCACTCCCAAGGAGCCTgcacccaccaccacccccaagaAGCCTGCTCCCACCATTCCCAGGGAGCCTGTACCCGCCACCCACAAGGAGCCTGCTCCTGTTGAACCCAAGGAGCCCACTCCAAATTCTCCTGAGACATCTCCTCCAAGTTCTCCTGATATACCTGCTCCAACCACCTCAGAGGCCTCTACTTCAACTACCACCGTGGAGCCTCCCACTACTCCGAAGAGCCCTGCTGAATCAACTCCTCAGCCTCCTATAGAATCCACACCAAAGGCTCTTGAAAACAGTCCCAAGGAGCCTGCAGTACCCACAATCAAGGCTCCTAAAGTGAACAAACCTGAAATGACTACAACAGTTAAAGACAAGTCCACAGAAAAAGACATACATTCTACACCTGAAATTACAACAGCTGCAGCTAAGATTATAACAGAGGCAGCAACTAAAACAGAAAAGACTACTGAAACCAAACTACCAAGTACAACCACAGATGTAACATCTACCACAACCGAAGATACCACAACATCATCCAAAATTACTCCTAAAGCAACTCTTGCACCTAAAGTAATGACTGCAACAAAGAAGACGACCAAGAAGACAAGCAAACCTGAACAGACCACAGCTGTACCAAAAGGCACAGCTACTAATTCTCAAGCGACAACTCCTAAACCTCAGAAACCAACCAGAGCACCCAAAAAGCCCACTTCGACCAAAAAGCCAAGAACACCTAGAGTGAGAAAACCAAAGACTACACCAACTCCCCCAAAGATGACGACATCAGCAATGCCTGGACCGACTCCTACCTCTTTACCAGAAGCCATGCTCCAAACCACCACCAGCCCTACCCCAACCCCCAACTCAGAAATAATTGAGGTAAACCCAAAGAATGAGGATGGAGATGCTGCTGAAGGAGAAAAACCTCATGTGATTTTCAGGCCCCCTGTGCTAACTCCTATAGTTATTCCAGGCACTGAAATCATAGTGAGAGGACCCAGTCAAGGCTTCGGTATCAGCCCCATGTTTTCAG ATGAAACTAATTTATGCAATGGTAGGCCAGTAGATGGACTGACTACTTTGCGTAATGGGACATTAGTTGCATTTCGAG GTCATTATTTCTGGATGCTAACTCCATTCAGTCCACCATCTCCACCTCGGAGAATTACTGAAGTTTGGGGCATTCCCTCCCCCATTGATACTGTTTTTACGAGATGCAACTGTGAAGGAAAGACTTTCTTCTTTAAG GATTCTCAGTACTGGCGTTTCACCAATGATATAAAAGATGCAGGATATCCCAAACTAATTTCCAAAGGATTTGGAGGACTAAATGGAAAAATAGTGGCAGCTCTCTCAATAGCTCAATACAAGAACAGACCTGAATCTGTGTATTTTTTCAAGAGAG GTGGCAGTGTTCAGCAGTACACTTACAAACAGGAACCCACCCAAAAGTGTACTGGAAGAAGGCCTGCTATAAACTATTCCGTGTATGGAGAAACAGCACAGGTCAGGAGACGTCGATTTGAACGTGCTATAGGACCTTCTCAAATACACACCATCAGAATTCAGTACTCACCCATCAGAGTCCCTTATCAAGACAAAG GTTTCCTCCATAATGAAGTTAAAGTGAGTACACTGTGGAGAGGACTTCCAAACGTGGTTACTTCAGCAATATCACTGCCCAACGTCAGAAAACCCGATGGCTACGATTACTATGCCTTTTCTAAAG ATCAATACTATAACGTCGACGTGCCAAGTAGGACAGCAAGAGCCATTACTACTCGTTCTGGGCAGACCTTATCCAATACCTGGTACAACTGTCCTTAG